Within the Natranaeroarchaeum sulfidigenes genome, the region CCACCTGTTCCCATATTGAAATCTTACAATGGGAGTACAATCATTCTGTCGTTCATTCTATGGTGTTGCCGTTTGTTTCTCATGAGCTAATCGTTTGGGCTTAAAACGAGCCGCAACCCGGATAACCATCTACTACAGAGTAGATGGGTTTTATCCTACGCATCCGTACAGCAAGGTATGAGTGGGAGCGAACGTGATGAGCGTGGGCGTTTCTCCGCGAAACACAGTGACGACGAGGTCCTCGACACCGTGCGAAAACACGGGCCTGCAGGTACGACGGATGTTGCCGAGGAGTTGGGAATTAAGCGCCCCAGCGCGGACTACCGACTTCGCCAATTCGAAACCGACGGCAAGGTGGAGAGTAAGATGATCGGGAACTCTCTCGCGTGGAGTCTAACTCCGGAGGCTGAAGCATGAGCACTGACTCCAGCAGCAACCATGACCCGCCGACGGG harbors:
- a CDS encoding transcriptional regulator, which produces MSGSERDERGRFSAKHSDDEVLDTVRKHGPAGTTDVAEELGIKRPSADYRLRQFETDGKVESKMIGNSLAWSLTPEAEA